Proteins found in one Takifugu rubripes chromosome 15, fTakRub1.2, whole genome shotgun sequence genomic segment:
- the LOC101064927 gene encoding pinopsin-like isoform X2 has protein sequence MVEFFPHGNNLSTGHSSPAEPAGDPLTRACHVAVAVALGFILVLGFLGNFLVLLVFSRFPRLHTPMNLLLINISASDMLVCVFGTPLSFAASVRGKWLTGQSGCRWYGFSNALFGIVSVVSFSLLSLERYSAVIWNTQTSSSQYLRAKIAVATSWFYSLFWTLPPLFGWSSYGPEGIGTTCSVLWQQRTAASRSYISCLFIFCLLLPLLLMIFCYGKILLALRAVSRRVGGATGERRETRVLLMVVCMVAGYLLCWMPYGVVAMLASFGPPGVVPPTASLIPSLLAKTSTVLNPVIYVRLNHQFCRCFLYMIGCSSEAPPTPVNQTPSACKGAWLQVPSLPGLEQNPAAATFKTQQGCSDAGCSECNVDLRGH, from the exons ATGGTAGAATTCTTCCCGCACGGCAACAACCTGAGCACCGGTCACAGCTCACCGGCAGAGCCCGCTGGTGACCCTCTGACCCGGGCGTGTCACGTCGCCGTGGCCGTCGCCCTCGGATTCATCCTTGTCCTGGGCTTCCTGGGTAACTTCCTCGTGCTCCTGGTGTTCTCCCGCTTCCCCCGGCTGCACACTCCCATGAACCTGCTGCTCATCAACATCAGCGCCAGCGACATGCTGGTCTGCGTCTTCGGGACTCCGCTCAGCTTTGCGGCTAGCGTTCGCGGCAAGTGGCTGACGGGGCAGTCGGGGTGCCGGTGGTACGGATTCTCCAATGCACTGTTCG GTATTGTATCTGtggtttctttctctctcttgtctTTGGAGCGATACTCTGCGGTGATCTGGAACACTCAGACAAGCTCCTCTCAGTACCTCAGGGCAAAAATCGCTGTCGCTACGTCCTGGTTCTACTCCCTGTTCTGGACTCTGCCTCCGCTGTTCGGCTGGAGCAG CTATGGACCAGAGGGCATCGGAACCACTTGTTCGGTTCTGTGGCAACAGCGCACGGCTGCATCTCGCTCCTATATCAGCTGTTTATTcatcttctgcctcctcctgcccctgctcctgatGATATTCTGCTACGGGAAGATCCTGCTGGCGCTGCGAGCTGTGTCGAGGCGG GTCGGCGGGGCCACAGGTGAGCGGAGGGAAACCCGTGTCTTACTGATGGTGGTCTGCATGGTGGCAGGCTACCTGCTGTGCTGGATGCCGTACGGAGTCGTGGCGATGCTCGCGTCCTTTGGCCCCCCTGGGGTGGTACCACCTACCGCCAGTTTAATTCCCTCCCTGTTGGCAAAGACCAGCACGGTCCTCAACCCTGTCATATATGTGCGGCTCAACCATCAG ttctgcaggtgtttctTGTACATGATTGGTTGTAGCtcggaggccccgcccacaccagtTAACCAGACCCCTTCGGCCTGCAAGGGGGCGTGGCTACAAGTTCCCAGCCTGCCAGGCCTGGAGCAAAATCCTGCAGCTGCCACGTTTAAAACCCAGCAGGGCTGCTCAGATGCTGGTTGTTCTGAGTGCAACGTCGACCTCAGAGGTCACTGA
- the LOC101064927 gene encoding pinopsin-like isoform X1, with protein sequence MYILFAEAPSDFQADMVEFFPHGNNLSTGHSSPAEPAGDPLTRACHVAVAVALGFILVLGFLGNFLVLLVFSRFPRLHTPMNLLLINISASDMLVCVFGTPLSFAASVRGKWLTGQSGCRWYGFSNALFGIVSVVSFSLLSLERYSAVIWNTQTSSSQYLRAKIAVATSWFYSLFWTLPPLFGWSSYGPEGIGTTCSVLWQQRTAASRSYISCLFIFCLLLPLLLMIFCYGKILLALRAVSRRVGGATGERRETRVLLMVVCMVAGYLLCWMPYGVVAMLASFGPPGVVPPTASLIPSLLAKTSTVLNPVIYVRLNHQFCRCFLYMIGCSSEAPPTPVNQTPSACKGAWLQVPSLPGLEQNPAAATFKTQQGCSDAGCSECNVDLRGH encoded by the exons atgtacATATTATTTGCAGAAGCTCCCAGTGATTTCCAGGCTGACATGGTAGAATTCTTCCCGCACGGCAACAACCTGAGCACCGGTCACAGCTCACCGGCAGAGCCCGCTGGTGACCCTCTGACCCGGGCGTGTCACGTCGCCGTGGCCGTCGCCCTCGGATTCATCCTTGTCCTGGGCTTCCTGGGTAACTTCCTCGTGCTCCTGGTGTTCTCCCGCTTCCCCCGGCTGCACACTCCCATGAACCTGCTGCTCATCAACATCAGCGCCAGCGACATGCTGGTCTGCGTCTTCGGGACTCCGCTCAGCTTTGCGGCTAGCGTTCGCGGCAAGTGGCTGACGGGGCAGTCGGGGTGCCGGTGGTACGGATTCTCCAATGCACTGTTCG GTATTGTATCTGtggtttctttctctctcttgtctTTGGAGCGATACTCTGCGGTGATCTGGAACACTCAGACAAGCTCCTCTCAGTACCTCAGGGCAAAAATCGCTGTCGCTACGTCCTGGTTCTACTCCCTGTTCTGGACTCTGCCTCCGCTGTTCGGCTGGAGCAG CTATGGACCAGAGGGCATCGGAACCACTTGTTCGGTTCTGTGGCAACAGCGCACGGCTGCATCTCGCTCCTATATCAGCTGTTTATTcatcttctgcctcctcctgcccctgctcctgatGATATTCTGCTACGGGAAGATCCTGCTGGCGCTGCGAGCTGTGTCGAGGCGG GTCGGCGGGGCCACAGGTGAGCGGAGGGAAACCCGTGTCTTACTGATGGTGGTCTGCATGGTGGCAGGCTACCTGCTGTGCTGGATGCCGTACGGAGTCGTGGCGATGCTCGCGTCCTTTGGCCCCCCTGGGGTGGTACCACCTACCGCCAGTTTAATTCCCTCCCTGTTGGCAAAGACCAGCACGGTCCTCAACCCTGTCATATATGTGCGGCTCAACCATCAG ttctgcaggtgtttctTGTACATGATTGGTTGTAGCtcggaggccccgcccacaccagtTAACCAGACCCCTTCGGCCTGCAAGGGGGCGTGGCTACAAGTTCCCAGCCTGCCAGGCCTGGAGCAAAATCCTGCAGCTGCCACGTTTAAAACCCAGCAGGGCTGCTCAGATGCTGGTTGTTCTGAGTGCAACGTCGACCTCAGAGGTCACTGA
- the tpst1l gene encoding tyrosylprotein sulfotransferase 1, like, protein MRNNRLSLLLGCVLLCSASLLYLGMSGIECPPKSHRHRWMELNLGLANQNLSLNEHFPEDTPLIFIGGFPRSGTTLMRVMLDAHRHVRCGEETRVIPRLLTMRATWSRSVKERMRLDEAGVTDQVLDSAVRAFLLEVIVGHGEPAPRLCNKDPFALKSLSYLSHIFPKAKFVLMLRDGRATVHSMISRKVTISGFDLTSYRDCLTKWSSAVETMFSQCQAAGEDRCLPIRYEHLVLHTEEEMRKLLRFLELQWDPAVLHHEELIGKVGGVSLSKVERSTDQVMKPVNTEALSKWVGQIPADVISEMDEIAPMLSRLGYDPQANPPDYTKPEPMLSPFNSSQILKPTEVQHHT, encoded by the exons ATGAGGAACAACAGATTGAGCCTTCTGTTAGGCTGCGTGCTCCTCTGCTCCGCCTCCCTGCTCTACCTGGGCATGAGCGGCATCGAGTGTCCCCCAAAAAGCCATCGCCACCGGTGGATGGAGCTCAACCTGGGCTTGGCCAATCAGAACCTCTCCTTGAACGAACACTTTCCAGAAGACACGCCCCTCATTTTCATCGGCGGCTTTCCCAGGAGCGGCACCACGTTGATGCGCGTGATGTTGGACGCCCACCGGCACGTGCGGTGTGGTGAGGAGACCCGGGTTATTCCCCGCCTTTTGACCATGCGAGCCACCTGGAGTCGCTCGGTGAAGGAGAGAATGCGATTGGACGAGGCCGGCGTCACCGACCAGGTGCTGGACTCGGCTGTAAGAGCCTTCCTGTTGGAG GTGATTGTCGGCCACGGGGAACCTGCACCTCGCCTTTGTAACAAGGACCCGTTCGCTTTGAAGTCCCTCTCATACCTGTCGCACATCTTCCCTAAAGCCAAATTTGTGCTAATGCTACGTGACGGCCGGGCGACCGTTCACTCCATGATATCACGGAAA GTGACCATCTCTGGCTTTGACCTGACCAGCTACAGGGACTGTCTGACCAAGTGGAGCAGCGCCGTGGAGACCATGTTCAGTCAGTGTCAGGCGGCCGGGGAGGACAGATGTCTGCCCATCCGCTACGAGCACCTCGTCCTTCACAcggaggaggaaatgaggaaattGCTTCGCTTCCTGGAGCTGCAGTGGGACCCGGCGGTGCTGCACCACGAAGAGCTGATTGGAAAGGTCGGCGGCGTGTCGCTCTCCAA GGTCGAGCGCTCCACGGACCAGGTGATGAAGCCCGTCAACACAGAAGCCCTCTCCAAGTGGGTTGGGCAGATCCCCGCTGATGTCATTAGCGAAATGGACGAAATCGCCCCCATGTTGTCTCGCCTGGGTTATGACCCCCAGGCGAACCCACCGGACTACACGAAGCCAGAGCCGATGTTGTCCCCGTTCAACTCTTCACAG ATTTTGAAACCAACAGAGGTCCAACATCACACTTAG